In Marinomonas posidonica IVIA-Po-181, a single window of DNA contains:
- the argE gene encoding acetylornithine deacetylase yields MATQLTINTLTKLISFDTTSVHSNLALMAYIQSFLNEYGVESTLDYNQEKTKANLYATIGPIEKPGILLSGHTDTVPVKGQSWSTDPFELTLLDNKAFGRGTADMKSFIAVALASVPKMLSTNLTKPIHFAFSYDEEIGCLGVRSLIEKLKHLDVKPAACIVGEPTEMKLVTSHKGKLAARVTVTGKECHSGMAPHGVNAVNYAARLVNWLENAANDKAQNGPFHTQYDIPYSTIHTGIIQGGTALNIVPNHCQFDFEIRNIADDNPQDLLGHFADYCQELIGEMTQKASDTDIAIEVLTEYPGLAKANDDAIISYLKNLTDDAEEGQINFGTEGGLFSERLKLPTVVCGPGSMQQGHKPDEFIYIEQLAKSEAFIERLIDSLSESP; encoded by the coding sequence ATGGCAACCCAGCTGACGATAAACACGCTCACTAAACTTATCTCATTCGACACCACCAGTGTGCATTCTAATCTGGCGTTGATGGCTTATATTCAATCATTTCTCAATGAATATGGCGTTGAATCAACACTGGATTACAATCAAGAGAAAACCAAAGCTAACCTGTATGCAACGATTGGCCCGATAGAAAAACCCGGTATTTTATTATCCGGACACACAGATACGGTTCCTGTAAAAGGCCAATCATGGTCAACTGATCCATTTGAGCTAACACTTCTGGACAACAAAGCATTCGGACGCGGCACAGCGGATATGAAATCTTTCATTGCCGTTGCACTAGCCTCGGTGCCCAAAATGCTAAGCACAAACCTGACCAAGCCGATTCATTTTGCGTTCTCATACGATGAGGAAATTGGCTGCCTTGGCGTGCGCAGTCTAATAGAAAAACTGAAGCATCTGGATGTAAAACCCGCTGCCTGTATTGTTGGCGAACCGACTGAAATGAAATTGGTAACGTCACACAAAGGAAAGCTTGCAGCGCGTGTCACCGTGACAGGAAAAGAATGCCACTCGGGGATGGCGCCACACGGCGTAAATGCAGTGAACTACGCTGCCAGACTGGTTAACTGGCTTGAGAACGCAGCAAACGATAAAGCACAAAATGGCCCCTTTCACACACAGTATGACATTCCGTACTCGACCATCCATACCGGCATAATACAGGGCGGAACGGCATTAAATATCGTACCAAATCACTGCCAGTTTGATTTCGAAATTCGCAATATCGCAGACGATAATCCACAAGACCTGTTAGGACACTTTGCTGACTACTGCCAAGAACTAATCGGCGAAATGACACAAAAAGCGTCTGATACAGATATCGCCATCGAAGTACTTACCGAATACCCCGGACTCGCTAAAGCTAATGATGACGCAATCATCTCATACCTGAAAAATCTCACTGATGACGCAGAAGAAGGTCAAATAAACTTTGGCACAGAAGGTGGCTTGTTTAGCGAGCGCTTAAAACTTCCCACTGTCGTGTGTGGACCCGGAAGTATGCAGCAAGGCCATAAACCCGATGAGTTTATTTATATTGAACAATTGGCTAAATCAGAAGCCTTCATAGAGCGATTAATTGACTCGTTAAGCGAGTCACCGTAA
- a CDS encoding aminotransferase encodes MSENKSAEMYQVWQQDKDHYIHPWTDFSTFKETGSIVVEDSDNVHITDGDGNQYLDGIGGLWCVNIGYAREEMAQAIAEQIMKVPYYSCFGHHTTVPAAKLAAKIAELAPGNLNHVFYGCGGSVANDTAVRIIHFYFNQLGKKSKKKIISRIDGYHGSTYMAMSITGVKFDHIGFDIDEQLVHHISCPNPYRRPESQSIEDFCDEKVQELENKILELGPDNVAAFFAEPIMGAGGVIVPPKGYHKRTLDVCRKYGVLYVSDEVVTAFGRLGHMFASKDEFDIVPDIITCAKGLTSGYLPLGATILSDDIYEVISKPQAEGALFTHGFTYSGHPVSCAAGLKNIEIMERENLCGHVQEIGSYFEEQLKTLMDLPIVGDVRGKKFMVCVENVANKESKELIDPEAQVGNRIADHCQKRGLIVRPLAHMNILSPPLTLSKDNVDFLVSTLRESIVETMKDLKQDGYL; translated from the coding sequence ATGTCTGAAAATAAATCCGCCGAAATGTACCAAGTCTGGCAGCAAGACAAGGACCATTACATTCATCCATGGACAGACTTCTCCACGTTTAAAGAGACAGGTTCGATTGTCGTTGAAGACAGCGACAATGTTCACATCACAGATGGAGACGGAAATCAGTATCTAGATGGTATTGGCGGTTTATGGTGCGTCAACATCGGTTATGCTCGTGAAGAAATGGCACAAGCCATTGCAGAGCAAATCATGAAAGTTCCGTATTATTCTTGTTTTGGACACCACACTACCGTTCCTGCGGCGAAATTGGCCGCAAAAATAGCAGAGCTGGCACCGGGTAATCTGAATCACGTTTTTTATGGTTGTGGAGGATCAGTAGCAAACGACACCGCTGTTCGCATTATTCACTTTTACTTTAATCAGCTTGGTAAAAAAAGTAAGAAAAAAATCATTTCACGCATTGATGGATATCACGGCAGTACCTATATGGCGATGTCTATTACAGGCGTTAAATTTGACCACATTGGCTTTGATATCGATGAACAGCTTGTTCATCATATTTCCTGCCCCAACCCTTATCGTCGCCCTGAAAGCCAATCCATTGAAGACTTCTGCGATGAAAAAGTTCAAGAGCTGGAAAACAAGATTTTGGAGCTTGGGCCTGACAATGTTGCCGCTTTCTTTGCTGAACCTATTATGGGCGCAGGCGGTGTCATTGTTCCGCCGAAGGGCTACCACAAACGTACGCTAGACGTCTGTCGTAAGTATGGCGTGCTTTACGTATCGGATGAAGTTGTCACTGCATTTGGCCGTCTAGGACATATGTTTGCCTCTAAAGACGAGTTCGACATAGTGCCAGACATCATCACCTGTGCAAAAGGCCTCACCTCAGGCTATTTACCGTTAGGCGCGACGATTCTGTCTGACGATATTTACGAAGTAATCAGTAAGCCTCAAGCAGAAGGCGCTCTATTTACGCATGGCTTTACCTATTCCGGCCACCCAGTAAGCTGTGCAGCAGGCCTTAAAAATATAGAAATCATGGAGAGAGAAAACCTCTGTGGTCACGTCCAAGAAATCGGTTCGTATTTTGAAGAGCAACTAAAGACGCTTATGGATTTGCCCATAGTGGGTGACGTGCGCGGTAAGAAATTTATGGTTTGCGTCGAGAATGTGGCCAATAAGGAATCAAAAGAACTGATTGATCCTGAAGCTCAAGTCGGTAATAGAATTGCCGATCATTGCCAAAAACGAGGACTCATCGTCAGACCGTTAGCACACATGAACATATTATCCCCGCCGCTAACCTTATCGAAAGATAATGTGGATTTCTTAGTATCGACATTGCGAGAAAGTATTGTAGAGACAATGAAAGACTTAAAACAGGACGGTTATTTATAA
- a CDS encoding GMC family oxidoreductase — MTHKTFDYIVVGAGSAGSVIASRLSEDPAIRVCLIEAGDKDNSPRIQIPAGTISLYKSKKYSWNYYSAPQKNMNHRVLHCPRGKALGGSSSMNSMIYIRGDAKDYEQWQTSGATGWGWNDVLPYFQKSEKNLLGQSEQFHGTQGELHVDKPNSPNPFSLKFVKAASQALGLSQNSDFNSDTQMGVGLYNVTQKDGFRQSSFKAFVQPIVKQRTNLTVIPNVQVEKVLIENKKAIGVIVWQEDEKTTLIAKQEIVLSAGALGSPFILMKSGIGPKQTLEQAGIHVQHELKGVGQNLQDHLDGLVTVRSNATQTLGFSFGSLPQVLTSPFQFFLKRKGWLTTNYVEAGGFASTTNDNRPDIQFHFVPGYRSHRGRLFEWGHGYAIHTCVLRPKSIGHISITKEQNLLLDYNFLSNEDDAKTLIEGIRCARKILSDSEFDEARGKEMLPGEHCQTDEQLMDYVKEYGATVFHPVGTCKMGTDTQSVVKPDLSVHGISGLRVADASIMPTLISGNTNAVCIMIGERAADFIKKTQESYTKRQIDGNPADDKHAH; from the coding sequence ATGACTCACAAAACGTTTGATTATATTGTCGTTGGAGCTGGTTCAGCAGGTAGCGTGATTGCTAGCAGATTATCTGAAGACCCTGCGATTAGGGTTTGCCTTATTGAAGCTGGAGACAAAGACAACTCGCCTAGAATTCAAATCCCAGCGGGCACCATATCTCTGTATAAAAGTAAGAAGTACAGCTGGAACTATTATTCTGCGCCACAAAAAAACATGAATCATCGAGTACTCCACTGCCCTCGAGGAAAAGCACTTGGAGGCTCTTCCTCAATGAACAGCATGATTTATATTCGAGGTGATGCAAAGGATTATGAACAATGGCAAACATCTGGCGCAACTGGCTGGGGCTGGAACGACGTACTCCCTTACTTCCAAAAATCTGAAAAGAACCTGTTGGGTCAATCAGAACAATTCCATGGCACGCAAGGCGAGTTGCATGTCGACAAACCCAATAGCCCAAACCCGTTTTCTCTAAAGTTTGTTAAAGCCGCCTCACAGGCATTGGGCTTAAGTCAAAACTCCGACTTCAACAGTGATACTCAAATGGGTGTCGGCCTCTATAATGTGACTCAAAAAGATGGTTTTCGCCAATCCAGTTTTAAAGCGTTTGTTCAACCTATCGTTAAACAGCGTACAAACCTCACTGTGATTCCCAATGTTCAGGTTGAAAAAGTTCTCATAGAGAATAAAAAAGCCATAGGTGTGATCGTCTGGCAGGAAGACGAAAAAACAACACTGATTGCCAAGCAAGAGATTGTCTTGAGCGCTGGCGCGTTGGGTAGCCCATTCATTTTGATGAAATCAGGCATCGGTCCAAAACAAACGCTCGAACAAGCTGGAATACACGTTCAGCATGAGTTGAAAGGGGTTGGGCAAAACCTACAAGATCACTTAGATGGCTTGGTTACGGTAAGGTCAAATGCAACTCAAACATTGGGCTTTTCATTTGGCTCCTTACCTCAGGTTTTAACGTCTCCTTTCCAGTTTTTCCTAAAACGAAAAGGTTGGTTAACAACCAATTATGTTGAAGCTGGCGGGTTTGCCTCCACGACAAATGACAATCGCCCAGACATACAATTCCACTTTGTTCCCGGATACCGCAGTCACCGAGGTCGGCTGTTTGAATGGGGGCACGGCTACGCAATCCACACCTGCGTATTGAGGCCAAAAAGTATCGGGCATATCTCGATCACCAAAGAACAAAACTTATTGCTCGATTACAACTTTTTATCGAATGAAGACGACGCAAAAACCTTAATTGAAGGAATACGCTGCGCTCGAAAAATCCTCTCCGATTCTGAATTTGATGAGGCGCGAGGAAAAGAGATGCTGCCCGGAGAGCACTGTCAAACGGACGAGCAGCTTATGGATTATGTAAAAGAATATGGCGCAACCGTGTTTCACCCTGTCGGCACCTGCAAAATGGGCACGGACACGCAATCGGTCGTCAAGCCAGACTTAAGTGTTCATGGCATATCGGGTCTACGTGTCGCCGATGCCTCGATCATGCCGACTCTAATAAGCGGTAACACCAATGCCGTCTGCATAATGATTGGAGAACGCGCTGCTGATTTCATAAAGAAAACTCAAGAAAGTTACACAAAAAGGCAAATTGATGGCAACCCAGCTGACGATAAACACGCTCACTAA